The following coding sequences are from one Macaca mulatta isolate MMU2019108-1 chromosome 7, T2T-MMU8v2.0, whole genome shotgun sequence window:
- the LOC114679463 gene encoding golgin subfamily A member 6C-like, whose amino-acid sequence MLEETRQSQLAAAKKKLKEYQQRNSRGVPAGAKTKKKKTVSSPETTTSGGCHSPGDIQDILKVMVSNFTHSSGVALPHCRSGRLFSLPLPIILSNSSSLHAPQSRNQELEVALDSSSTTINQLYENIESLKQQKKQVEHQLEEEKKANNDIHKAQTEQLETINILTLEKADLKTTLYHTKRAARHFEEESKNLAGRLQYSLQRIQELERALSAVSAQQQEEDRSSSRSEAVLQRQLHQTRKERALLNAHVTQVTESLKQVQLERDEYAQHIKGERARWQERMRKMSMEARTLKEEKKRDIHRIQELERSLSELKYQMAEPPSPVDPAGTSEVEHLQDEAKHLRKEVESLEGKLQSQMEKNQVLTLLSKEQKERLQEQEERLREQEERRLQEEERLCEQKERLREKQKRLGEQGERLQKQEDRLRKQEERLRKEEERLQKEEERLQKQEDRLWEKEERLRKQEKSLRMQEERLALSQKHKFNKQLAEPQCSFEDLNNKNKSTLQLEQQVKELQEKLSKECLEAASQQNQQLETQLSLMALPGQGDGGGHLNSEEERVPRPMPSVPEDMESREATVSLTFPVPTLPPSSVVPPRPPYALAFPAF is encoded by the exons atGTTAGAAGAGACTCGACAGAGTCAATTGGCAGCAGCCAAGAAAAAG CTAAAAGAATATCAGCAGAGGAACAGCCGTGGTGTTCCAGCAGGAGCgaagacaaaaaagaagaaaactgtcaGTAGCCCTGAGACAACCACTTCTGGTGGTTGCCACTCACCTGGGGAT ATTCAGGACATTCTGAAGGTGATGGTGTCCAACTTTACCCATTCCAGTGGGGTAGCGCTCCCCCATTGCAGAAGTGGAAG ATTGTTCTCTCTACCTCTTCCCATAATCCTCTCCAACTCCTCCTCTCTGCATGCACCTCAGAGCCGAAACCAAGAACTGGAAGTAGCCCTGGACTCAAGCTCCACAACAATCAATCAACTCTATGAAAACATAGAATCACTG AAACAACAGAAGAAACAAGTGGAACATCAGCTGGAAGAA gaaaagaaagcaaacaatgaCATACACAAAGCACAGACGGAGCAGTTAGAG ACAATCAACATCCTCACATTGGAAAAGGCAGACTTGAAGACCACCCTTTACCATACTAAACGTGCCGCCAGACACTTCGAAG AAGAGTCCAAGAATCTGGCCGGCCGCCTGCAATACTCTTTACAGCGTATTCAAGAATTGGAGCGGGCTCTCTCTGCTGTGTCTGCACAGCAGCAGGAAGAGGACAGG TCCTCGAGCCGCAGTGAAGCCGTCCTCCAGCGGCAGTTACATCAGACCAGAAAGGAGCGGGCGCTGCTGAACGCACACGTGACACAA gtgACAGAGTCACTTAAACAAGTCCAGCTGGAGAGAGATGAATATGCTCAACATATAAAAGGAGAGAGGGCCCGGTGGCAGGAGAGGATGCGGAAAATGTCGATGGAG GCTCGCACattgaaggaggagaagaagcgTGACATACATCGGATacaggagctggagaggagctTGTCCGAACTCAAATACCAGATGG CTGAGCCCCCGTCCCCGGTGGACCCAGCAGGGACCTCTGAGGTGGAACATCTACAAGATGAGGCCAAACACCTGAGGAAGGAGGTGGAAAGTCTGGAGGGAAAGCTCCAATCCCAGATGGAAAAAAATCAGGTCTTGACTCTCCTTAGCAAGGAACAAAAGGAGAGACtccaggagcaggaggagaggctcCGAGAGCAGGAAGAGAGGAGGTTGCAGGAGGAGGAGAGACTATGTGAACAAAAGGAGAGGCTTCGGGAGAAGCAGAAGAGGCTGGGGGAGCAGGGTGAGAGGCTGCAAAAGCAGGAGGACAGGCTACGAAAGCAGGAGGAGAGGCTgcgaaaggaggaggagaggctgcaaaaggaggaggagagattACAAAAGCAGGAAGACAGGctgtgggagaaggaggagaggctACGAAAACAGGAGAAGAGTCTGCGAATGCAGGAGGAGAGGCTCGCGCTCTCCCAGAAGCACAAGTTCAACAAGCAACTGGCCGAGCCACAGTGCAGCTTTGAGGATCTG aacaacaagaacaaaagcaCACTGCAGTTGGAACAGCAAGTAAAGGAGCTGCAGGAGAAGCTGAGCAAG GAGTGCCTAGAAGCTGCCAGCCAGCAGAACCAACAGCTGGAGACCCAGCTGAGTCTCATGGCTCTCCCTGGACAAG gagatggaggaggacaTCTGAACAGTGAGGAGGAGAGGGTGCCTCGGCCTATGCCGAGTGTCCCAGAGGACATGGAGAGCAGGGAAGCCACGGTGAGTCTGACTTTCCCTGTCCCCACTTTGCCACCTTCCTCCGTGGTCCCTCCCAGGCCCCCTTATGCTCTTGCTTTCCCCGCCTTCTGA